The following coding sequences lie in one Heyndrickxia oleronia genomic window:
- a CDS encoding DUF2569 domain-containing protein, translating to MKSGALTPISKYEGIGGWLILVMISLLLTTIASIFFVKDIVVDYFQPEVWREITTAGSDFYHPLFVPIIIFEVVINCIFFVIVPIFLLVLMFKKNRLFPKAMIYYLVGSLILQIIDTALVVNTIYTLDAYKDIQPEYTASAYKEIGQSLIYTFIWIPYFQISKRVKATFLKEPFDYKPAKKETAVASIPAENLFRTYHNKRVVLVKGKRRKELKKRPFSDN from the coding sequence ATGAAGTCTGGAGCACTAACACCTATTTCAAAATATGAGGGAATTGGTGGCTGGTTAATTCTTGTGATGATTAGCTTACTATTAACGACTATAGCTTCAATTTTTTTCGTTAAAGATATAGTAGTAGATTATTTCCAACCAGAGGTTTGGCGTGAAATTACTACCGCTGGATCTGATTTCTATCATCCATTATTTGTACCAATCATTATTTTTGAAGTAGTGATTAATTGTATCTTTTTTGTCATTGTACCTATTTTCTTATTAGTACTTATGTTCAAAAAGAATCGTCTTTTTCCGAAAGCAATGATTTACTATTTAGTTGGTAGTCTTATTTTACAAATTATTGATACTGCTCTTGTCGTTAACACCATCTATACTTTGGACGCCTACAAGGATATTCAACCCGAATATACAGCGAGTGCCTATAAGGAAATAGGACAATCCCTTATATACACATTCATCTGGATTCCATATTTTCAAATATCCAAAAGAGTGAAAGCTACTTTTTTGAAAGAGCCATTTGATTATAAACCAGCGAAGAAAGAAACGGCTGTAGCGAGTATACCGGCAGAAAATCTGTTCCGAACCTATCACAATAAAAGAGTTGTTTTAGTTAAAGGAAAACGTAGGAAGGAATTAAAGAAACGTCCTTTTTCGGATAATTAG
- the gnd gene encoding phosphogluconate dehydrogenase (NAD(+)-dependent, decarboxylating) gives MQIGMVGLGKMGYQLSLNLMEKGHAVSAYDVNKESVDNISKDGGQGAYTLEELVKQLDRPRKIWMMVPAGEITEQVFNQLLPLLDEGDILIDGGNAHYKDSLRRYDVAKEKGVSYLDCGTSGGVEGARNGACTMIGGDKEAFDQVESIFKEISVDKGYLYTGKAGSGHFLKMIHNGIEYGMMQAIAEGFEILEKSPFDYDYEKVSTVWNNGSVIRSWLMELMENAFSKDSKLDKIKGVMHSSGEGKWTVETALDFQTAAPVIALSLMMRYRSLEDDTFTGKVVAALRNEFGGHAVVEK, from the coding sequence ATGCAAATAGGTATGGTTGGTTTAGGTAAAATGGGTTATCAGCTTTCATTAAACCTTATGGAAAAAGGACATGCAGTTTCAGCATATGATGTAAATAAAGAATCAGTAGATAATATTTCTAAAGATGGTGGTCAAGGAGCCTATACATTAGAAGAACTTGTGAAACAGCTTGATCGTCCACGTAAAATTTGGATGATGGTTCCTGCAGGCGAAATTACAGAGCAGGTTTTCAATCAATTGCTTCCATTACTTGATGAAGGAGACATTCTCATCGATGGCGGTAATGCACATTATAAAGATTCATTAAGACGCTATGATGTAGCTAAGGAAAAAGGTGTTTCTTATCTTGATTGCGGTACAAGTGGCGGTGTAGAGGGTGCTCGTAACGGTGCATGTACAATGATTGGTGGAGACAAAGAAGCCTTTGATCAAGTAGAAAGTATCTTCAAAGAAATCTCTGTTGATAAAGGGTATTTATATACTGGGAAAGCAGGAAGCGGTCATTTCCTAAAAATGATACATAATGGAATTGAATATGGAATGATGCAAGCAATCGCTGAAGGCTTCGAAATCCTAGAAAAAAGCCCATTCGATTATGATTACGAAAAAGTTTCAACTGTATGGAATAATGGATCAGTTATTCGTTCTTGGTTAATGGAGTTAATGGAAAATGCCTTCTCTAAAGACAGCAAACTAGATAAAATTAAAGGTGTTATGCATTCATCAGGTGAAGGGAAATGGACTGTTGAAACAGCACTTGACTTCCAAACAGCTGCTCCTGTTATCGCATTATCTCTTATGATGCGCTACCGTTCATTAGAGGATGATACATTCACTGGTAAAGTAGTTGCTGCACTAAGAAATGAATTCGGCGGACACGCAGTAGTAGAAAAATAA
- a CDS encoding DegV family protein produces MKTVIVTDSTAYIPKDVREELNIHMIPLSVVIGGETYEEELDITAGQFYEELKRQDRLPTSSQPSSGQFVALYEKLAKDYDAIISIHLSSGISGTYQGAVTAGTMVEGVKVYAYDSEISCMAQGFYAIDAAKMAAEGKSPEEIISRIDELKASLRAYFMVDDLSNLQRGGRLTSAQAIIGSLLKVKPLLHFVDKVIVPFEKIRTRKKAMNRISELIGEDASKGTALKASIIHANREEDAKEWKAELEQLYPNVDFSISYFGPVIATHLGEGAMGLTWTIK; encoded by the coding sequence ATGAAAACAGTTATCGTAACGGACAGTACAGCCTATATCCCGAAGGACGTCCGAGAAGAGTTAAACATACATATGATTCCACTGAGTGTCGTTATTGGCGGAGAAACCTATGAAGAGGAATTAGATATTACTGCTGGACAATTCTATGAAGAATTAAAAAGACAGGATCGCCTACCAACCTCATCCCAACCATCATCAGGTCAGTTTGTTGCTTTATATGAAAAATTAGCAAAGGACTATGATGCGATTATTAGTATCCACCTTTCGAGTGGGATTAGTGGAACCTATCAAGGTGCAGTAACCGCAGGAACAATGGTTGAAGGGGTAAAGGTATATGCCTATGATTCGGAAATTAGCTGTATGGCACAAGGCTTTTATGCCATTGATGCAGCAAAAATGGCAGCGGAAGGGAAATCCCCTGAAGAAATAATCTCCCGAATTGACGAATTGAAAGCATCCTTACGTGCCTATTTCATGGTCGATGATTTATCCAATCTTCAAAGAGGTGGCCGTCTTACAAGTGCACAAGCCATTATTGGAAGCTTGCTAAAAGTGAAACCTCTCCTTCATTTTGTGGACAAGGTGATTGTTCCATTTGAAAAAATCCGTACCCGCAAAAAAGCAATGAATCGAATCAGTGAACTAATTGGCGAAGATGCATCTAAAGGAACAGCCTTAAAGGCATCCATCATTCACGCAAATCGCGAGGAGGATGCAAAGGAATGGAAGGCTGAACTCGAACAGCTCTATCCAAATGTAGATTTCTCCATCAGCTATTTTGGCCCGGTCATTGCCACTCACTTAGGTGAAGGTGCGATGGGCTTAACCTGGACAATAAAGTAA